The DNA segment TTTTGGGTATATCATGACTTGAGTTTTGAGCTTTCTTTTTTAGTTGAACTGAATCGATACTGACCAAATTCCCGCAACAACACGCGAAGGAATTTTCCTAGTTTTTATCAAGCATAATACCTGCACTTTATAGAATTTGACTATCTACCTCTAGGATCGAGGTGAAGCACCTACAACCAGACCATGTCTCTTGAAGACAGGGGTGGACCCACCCCTTGGCCAAGGTGGGTGGGTGCACCCCTTTAAAAAATCTAGTGTTAATTTACGGCAAAAATCCCAACCGCCCTCCTGGAAAATTTTCGACCGCCACCCTTAGGAAAAATATCTTatgaaattataaaaaaaattacaataaactatgatttttattaaaatacaACCTAAATTCCTAATTTATATTAACTAGTTTAAATTAACTCAATTAACAATCATGTAACCTTTACTCGTTTAACCCAATAAAGAATAAATAACCCAATTACCACCGCCTAATCCACTCCAATTTGAACAGAAATAAAATAACCCAACCCACTGCCCTTTCCCTTTCTCTCTCAGCTCCCGCTCTCTTCGACCCCTAGACCCAAGCGCAAACCACAGTTTAAAGGCGATCGATTTGTCTTGTTTTTCACCAGAGAAATGTGAAATCCGGCCACTCTTCCCAAGCAAACAACAGGAATATCACGCAATCGGGTATGGTTTGATTATTTAAGTTGTTATGccttttttatttgaattttaggAGAAATAGTGTTgtaaaaggtttgaaatttttaGTTATTTTGATGCTATTTGAAACTTTAGTAGGGTGATTTTGTTATTTTAGTTTGTTTAAATGGTTAGTTACAAGGAATTAACAATTAGGGCTtgaaattaaaattgaaaaattatTTGGTGACGATTGTTTAAGactttaagtgtttagtgttgtttttAATGGAGTTGTTTTATATTTGACAGGAAGTtaggaaccatgagtagggaAGTTATAGCGTgacccgaaccgacccgatatgttgattatataaatattagcttaatgttcttttgttttacatatcTCGACCCAAACCGACCCGGTCCGACCCGATATGAATCgaatttttttatatacctaCGGGactaaaatatttaaaaatattcTGCATTCATATGAAAAAATTCTGAGTCCACCACTGTCCGAAGCAGGGGTGGACTTAGCTCTTTACgggccgtagcacgggctacgtcTCAACTTCGTATCGGTAGTATATTTTTTTCGATTTTGTACAAAGGATAACCCTAAACAACTACGAGGATACCCCTAAAAAAATAAGTTCGTAACCCCAAAAGCTGTTTAGCGTTTATATCTAGCCCAACGAAAAATACAAAAGTCGAAATCAGTTTATAATTGATAGGCAACCCAATTCTTATTTAAAATGTTAAGCTCAAAATAGTTTAATTGATAAGGCAGCCCAATTCTATTGATTTATAGCTAGCCCAATAGTCCAATACGTAATAAACTAATAACCCTTTGAATATGTAGTGGCTGTGGCGCGACATTTGTGGAAGGCTGAACGAATAGGAAACGAAACGACAAAGACTCGAAGTCGAACATGGAGCATTCCTACGTACAAAATTGTTCAATTCGAACAGGGAACACTCATCAACACCGATTCATCATTCATCGTTAATCGAACAGGAAGCAAAACAAGAACAAGCAGCATCATCCATCGATTCATCTAATTCAAACAAGCAGAAATTGAAGTTTGTTTGTGAATTGTGAGTattctttatttcttttcttcttgtGCTTTTCGTTGATTGTTTGATTACCAAGAAATCAAATTTTGGTTTCTTgggaattttgtaatttttatatttatactttTATATTTTTCGTTATTAAACTAGGGATTGTTGTTCAATCTTGAATTCTTTGAAGTGATGATTAGACTACAATCTAAAAAACAATCTTTAATTGGGaactttttcaaaagaaaatacGAAGAAGTTAATGAAAATCGGGTTGGTGATGATGATACAATTCCGAATGAAACAACTCCTTCGAATGTTGATGATGATATATCCAAGCAAATGATGATGTTGATGCAAGTCCGAATGATACAAATGATAATATGCAAGAAAATGTTGATATTCGTCCAAGTAATCCTACGACTTCAATTCCAACAACACGAGGTATTATTTATTTGAATGATCTTCCTTCGGATCCATATGATAGGCCACCTATTGCTAGTTATCACCCAAATCACATAGATGACATAAGAAGAGCATATCTTGTTAAAGGGGCTTTTCAACCGCGTAGTCATAAATTTCATGTTAGAGACTTTTATGGAAAAAAAACGTTTTGTTATTAGTTGGTTTAATGATTGTATTTGGTTAGAGTTTAACATCAAAGCAGACAAAGTATATTATTTATATTGTTACttgttgaaagatgtttttcgaaatCGAAGCTTGtaaagacggatttacgcaatcgaatgggcccGGAATTTTTTaacaatgctatggtttgtgcggtcgaaaaggattttttacatgaagtaaaagacgacgatgtgatgtaacgatttcaagctatgaaaaaaggAAGAGGACACAtttattaggtatttgttttactttatttatttattgtcgttttttttaatattgtatgattgcacaaTGAAATATTTTTTTGAAATACCTCTGAAttaatgttctagttccgccaaTGGTCCGTGAAATCGGTTATAAGACCCACCTACCTCTTGAAAAAAGTGAATATCTTTTCTTCGGTTATGTGAAAGCAGAATTATTCCTTTATAAATGGAACACAAGAGTGATAGACATGGTGTGTTCGAACGTAGTTAGAAAAGATGGAAGCGTTATATTATTACATCCCATTAATCTCATTAATATTCTTAGCCATTTCTATCTTCACAGATTACTTCTTCCACAAACTCCAAAACCTTCCTCCAAGACCATGGCTCCCTCCTCTACCTATAATCGGCCATCTCTACCTTCTCAACAAACCACTCCACCGGTCCCTCGCCAAACTCTCAGCAAAACACGGCCCAATCCAACTCTTGCAATTTGGTTCACGTAGAGTTCTTGTTGTCTCCTCTCCCTCCACCGCCGAAGAATGTCTCACCAAGAATGATATTGTGTTTGCAAACCGCCCTCAGCTGCTTGCAGGTATTATTTTTTTTAAGGcaaaatggattttaataatccaaactttcACCCATTGGCCGCCAACggacccaacttcaaaaataaccggTGGTGGTCCCAACTTTTCGtatattgtaaaccaatggacttttcctaaaaaaaacttaatttctttttgtctcCTTATCCTTTTTAGCAACTTTTTCGTATAATGTAAACCAATGGACCTTTACTAAACCGAAAAGGATAAGgagacaaaaagaaattaaggcTCTTTTTAGTAAAAGTCCATTAGTTTACAACATACGAAAAGTTGGGACCACCAccggttatttttgaagttgggtccGTTGCCGGCCAATGGGTgaaagtttggattattaaaatccattattccttttTTTAATGACTAACTCACACACCTAGTATgcctgtttttatttatttattttaacaccTTTATTCCAGGCAAATATCTTGGCTACAATTACACCAGCCTTGTCTTTGCACCCTATGGCGACCACTGGCGGAACCTCCGCCGTATCTCCACTCTTGAAATATTTTCATCTCATCGACTAACAGAGTTTGAACCCATTCGTGCGGATGAAGTGCGCCAAATGATGCGTAAACTCTATCGATCATCGTTGAAACTGGACACTGTGGTGCATGTTAGGCCTATGTTGGTTGAGCTAACGCTTAATGTTGTGATGCGCATGATTTCTGGTAAACGATATTATTATAGTAAAGATGATGTGCTAATAGATTATAGTAAAGACGATGTGCTAATAGATGAGGAGAAGGAAAAGGCTAATCGATTTCAGGAGATTGTGAATGAGATTTTGAAGCTTATGGGAGCTACAAATGTAGGGGACTTCGTGCCAATGTTGAGGTGGTTAGGAGTGAGCAAATTGGAAAAAAGATTGATCGCTTTGCAAGCAAAGCGAGACTTGTTCATGCAAGAGCTATTGGAGGAGTTAAAAGAGAACATGGAAAATTGTAGTAATGGGAAGCAGAGAAAGAATATGATTCAGATGTTATTATCGCTTCAAAATTCTGAGCCTGAGCTCTACACTGATGAATTGATCCGCAGCATGACGCTGGTAAATAGtaacaaaaaaatattatattttattcttGCATTTTACACCAACAAACAACTATATAAACGAGTCGAGTTGGGTCAGTTTGTTAATCGAGATGGATTCTTTAAATTATTTTGAAGAAATTACTTTTAATAAAATTTACATCTCAATGaccattaaaaaaaattaaacaaaagtgtgtgtttagattttttttagaaaagTTAAATTTGTACAAATTATATTATTGAGTTACTAGAAAAAAGAAAAGATaatataaaataaagagtaaaatgcGCAAGAAGTCCCTATGCTTTGTCAAAATTATAATGGTAAAGAGTATTTTATGATTTGCAAGTGTGATTCTATTCGAGAGAATAATAAGGCTATATAGCCAATACAATATATGGAGTACAGCTAATCAAGGCTAACTAAAGGGCTAACTAAAAGGAGCTAAATATACAAATACAATAATGAAGATTGACTATGAATTACAAATGAATATTGAATTTTAATTGTTTGATTTGGTATGATCTGTAATATCCGTAATACGCCCCCGCAAGATGGAGGATCCATCAGAGACTCCAATCTTGGACCGAAGACGCTGAAATGGAACTCGCCCAAGTGGTTTTGTAAGAACATCAGCAAGTTGATCAGCTGAATGAATGTGTAAAACCCGTAATGTGCCGGCCGTTATTTTTTCACGAACAAAGTGATAGTCCAAGGCGACATGTTTCATGCGGGAGTGGTAAATTGGATTAGCACACAAGTATGTTGCACCGGCATTGTCACAGAAAAGAGTTGGCGGAGATGTGGCAGGTAACCCAAGTTCAACAAGTAGATTTTGCACCCAAGAAACCTCTGCTGCACCATTTGCTAAGGCCTTATATTCTGCTTCGGTGGAGGACCTCGAGACGGATTTTTGGCGAGGGGAGCGCCAAGAAAGAATGTTGGAACCAAGATAAGTGATGTAGGCCGTAGTGGACCGACCCCCGTCTGATATGCCACCCCAATCGGAATCGGTGAATACCTTGAGATCAAGGGATGACCCACGGTTGAGGAATAGCCCGTGGTAGAGGGTACCTTTAAGATATCTAAGTACACGTTTTAGAGCTTGCCAATGAAGTTGTGTTGGACAGTGCATGTATTGTGAAAGCTTGTTCACAGCAAAAGAGACATCGGGACGGGTGAAAGCTAGGTATTGTAGGGAACCAACTAGTTGACGGTACGGAGTGGGATCAACAGTTGGAGACCCGTCAAACTGGGAGAGTGTCTCAGAGGAGCTAAGCGGAGTGTTAACCGGTTTAGCACCATCCATTTTAAACCGATTAAGAAGGTTCAAGATGTGTGTATGTTGTGATAAAAAGAGACCTTTAGATGTGGGAATTACCTCAATACCAAGGAAGTGATGTAATATGCCAAGGTCCTTAATGGAGAATCGGGATGCTAACGCATCAACAACTTTTTGAACAAAAACGGGGCTGTTACCGGTTAAAacaatgtcatcaacatagactAGGAAGAAGCAAACCAAGCCATCATTGTTGTAGATAAATAAGGACGGATCAGCTTGGGATTTGCGAAAACCGAAGTCTAGAAGGAACTTTGTAAGCTCCATATACCAAGCCCGTggtgcttgttttaacccataaagaGATTTGCGCAATTTGCAAATATGATTAGGTAGGTCTGGGTTAACATACCCTGGTGGTTGAGACATGTAAACATCCTCGTAGAGAGTGCCATGGAGGAAGGCATTGTTGACATCAAGTTGTCGTAGCTGCCAGTTTTTAGACAAGGCTATGGAGAGAATGGTACGGATGGTGACAGGTTTAGTGACCGGACTAAATGTTTCTGTGTAGTTTTTACCATATTCTTGGAGGAAGCCTTTGGCAACGAGGCGAGCCTTGTATTTAGCAATGGACCCGTCAGGGTTACGCTTGATACGGAATACCCACTTACAACCAATAGGTTTGTGAGATGATGGAGGAACCAGATCCCACGTTGCATTTTTAAGCAAGGCGTTGAATTCAGAGTCCATGGCTTGACGCCACTGTGGATCCTTTAATGCTTGTACATGAGTATTGGGTTCAATCGAGATTGGAACGGGGTGAGCGGTGGTAAGATTAACGAATGCAGAATTGTAGTACTTGGAGTTGGGTTTTCGCTCACGAGGTGGGCGGAGTGGAGGAGTTGGTGTGTGAGTAGGTGATGAGGAAGTAGGTGTAGAGATGGGCGATGGAGAGTGAAGGTCGGGTGAGGAGCCAGGAGTGGAAGGAGACGATTGGTTCGGAATGGGAAAGATAGAaggagtgtcacacccccaaattaccacctagggtatgtccctattggaggcgcaacgatccaacaaagagccaccaatcatatcaaacacaagtcataatgtattgaaatacccaattgaaataaatataacgtttgaaaagtttaaccaaaaccaaagtattgagcggaagcataaatgtataagtgtgtaaatatATCAAAACCAATCaaaataactgtttattatgaccacaaccactccagcagcatcagacggcaagctcccaagttccttcaataatcacctacaagcatgtaaacaagtgtgtcagactacgctggtgagttcaaggttttgttaacaagttatgttaccatatgtatgttaatgcgatttaacactgcgatacaatgttgctcatgctagataccctagggaatgtgcccatatgtatccggggagtgggtaccccttaacgaccgattgctatgttgccttcgttagataccctagggagtgtgcccatatgtatccgaggagtgtgcctctaacatagccatacccagataattagttcacgcccgtccttacggcccggtgtgaggtttcccacctaatagcgctatcaactaatcacccccattgccctccaggcaataaccaaaaccgattaagttatttacccaatgtttcccttccaaatgtttaccagttgtcccaaaccaccgggacgcatgcttgagaaaatgcaatgaactcaccttggtttgctcggcagataagtTACTCGTTAAATAAGTTCAATACTCACGACCTAGATAAGTGTTTGGTAGTGGTCAGTTTTACAGTTTGATTACACATAGATCACATCAATGGTTGTCACGTATGGCACGTATACAGTTAAGCAACAATTCAACAAGAACAATGATTATGCACACAGTTGGTCCGATAGCACACAGTATCGAGTAGCTCAATCAAGTTACAAAGTTCAATCCAATCAACAATCCCAATCCGGTTATCTAATCCTAACCGGATTGCCCTTAACACTATAGAACCAATCCGGACGGCCCAACTAATTCACAGCCCATCATGTTTCTCCGACCCGATTAGTCAAGTTCTGTTGGCCCTTATGACTAGTTACAGCCCATGAATTACTATTTCATCACAAAAACACATTATGATCCATTAAATTGTGTCCCCTCGGCCCTTATACCACACGCAGCCCATTAACTTACCAGCAGCCCATTAACTTAACATCCCCCGGTTTACCTTCTGTTTCCCTTTTACTCGGCCCAACCACCAATTACCACTAAATCCACACAACCTATATCCATTTAACCAACCACCCAATCTTGTACTAGATCAAACGTATTGCATATAGATGTACATACATGATTTACAAGCATATACCTCAGGCCCCATATTACCCCTGTGCGGCCTAACTCCAGCTAGAATAAGCTTATTAAACCTTTTGGTCCGGTAACAGTGGGAAGCCCAATCACTTTAATATGTGACCAATTCAATTTACCCACTGATCCAAAAAAACTCTTTACATATCACTTGTATGAATTTTATGATCTTAATAATTCCCAACCCGATGACTAGTATCCACCCAGATCATAATCACATAACCACCCAATAATTCTTTGCATACAAAGTTCACAAATAATTATTTACTCTACGACATGTTGCAATAATTCATAAGTCATAAATTTGGATAGCATATACACACAACATACAAATCAATCAATACGAACAACACTCATAGGGCCATATTCCAACCGCATACTTATAACAACATCACGTTAATACATGTATACATATAAGGTAACGGAATAAACACTAACCCGACAACGAATCAAGGCGACCAAGATGATTAATCACGCAAGAGAGGGGGGGGGTCTCCTACGTCTGCCGTATGTAGAtttgagagagagatagagagtaGAGTTTGTTAGTAGAGTTTGTTATGATTTTAAACTAAACAGAATTCGTCTTGGAGTATAATACGTATTCCATATCCATAGGAATTAGGATATTGGGCTGATTAGTCTATCTAATCAAGCAATGAAAGGGTTGGGCCGGTTAGCTAAACACATGAAGAAGTTGGGGCCGGTGGTTCATTTAGCCGGTCATGGGCTCAAGCCCAtgtgaacaatatatatatacaacaCATTCATTAAGTGGGCTGATCATAACAACATAGTCATGTGGGCCGATAGATTGTTAGTTAATACATAAGTGGGCCAAGTCATGTGGGCCGAAGATAAGCCCAAACAACTTATATGATTTGATTCGTATGGACCGGACTAGGTTACATGTTTAACCCGTTTAACAAAGCAAAGATCATGAAAGAGAAATAGCGCGGACTCGAGATTGCAAACTAACCTCGGAAGTTCGGGTAGTCACAAGGAGAGTTAAAAGAAATAGGTGAGGGGTTTTCGGTTGGTTGAATAATACTAGGTGCATGAGAATTAAGTGCATGGGGAGGGGTGGGGGTTGCTGATTGGGCTGTAGATGATAAAGGTGGAATATGGGTATGTAACATAGTGGTGTTGGGTAGAGATTCAACCGAGTTTGGGCTTGTTGAGGTTGGTGTTTCATTTGAATTGTGAGAGTAGGTAGATGAAGGGAAAAGTTGTTCAACAGTGGGAAGAGG comes from the Helianthus annuus cultivar XRQ/B chromosome 4, HanXRQr2.0-SUNRISE, whole genome shotgun sequence genome and includes:
- the LOC110872034 gene encoding cytochrome P450 81Q32, whose product is MEALYYYIPLISLIFLAISIFTDYFFHKLQNLPPRPWLPPLPIIGHLYLLNKPLHRSLAKLSAKHGPIQLLQFGSRRVLVVSSPSTAEECLTKNDIVFANRPQLLAGKYLGYNYTSLVFAPYGDHWRNLRRISTLEIFSSHRLTEFEPIRADEVRQMMRKLYRSSLKLDTVVHVRPMLVELTLNVVMRMISGKRYYYSKDDVLIDYSKDDVLIDEEKEKANRFQEIVNEILKLMGATNVGDFVPMLRWLGVSKLEKRLIALQAKRDLFMQELLEELKENMENCSNGKQRKNMIQMLLSLQNSEPELYTDELIRSMTLVMLAAGTGTSISTMEWAMSLLLNNPSVLKKAHGEIEKYVGHDRRVEESDMCNLPYLDCIIKETMRMLPPGPLLPHESSKGCMVGGYHVPKGTMLLVNVWAIHNDPNIWGDPKKFRPERFEGLEGYRDGFKLMPFGFGRRGCPGEDMGMRLVRMALASLIQCFEWERTGESEVDMSEGTEGINMSKAISLVAICHPRPTMLNLLSQL